The window atcaaaaacctttattagagaaggactgtctgtttgtctatctcTGAGAACtctgtaatattaattagtagaCGGGATGTCAACTTTATAGTGATACAATacgatacaataatataaattatcaagaAGACCGCAACAGTATCCTTAAAAGATTATCTTCTAAATGATTACGTAAGTCACACTACGCTGAGCTTAGCTAATCGTCCTTTTCCCACTATCGCACTAAGCGttgcattttatatataaaagatataacagcaacatttattaaacatccctctgctgggttaaggtctcctctccctttgaggagaaggtttggaacatattcctccacgctgatccaatgcgggtaggtagaatacacatgtgacagaatttctatgaaatcgacacatgcaggttttttcaagatgttttccttcaccgcagaacacgagttgaattatacacacaaattaagcaaatgaatattcagcggtgattgcctgggtatgaacccgcaatcttcggttaagattcacgcgttctaaccactgggccatctccactACAATaggtaatgtaatttttataattaaatatcatgttTCAGAATTACCCCTACCACGGTACCTCTGGAACGTGGTGAAAAACAGTTCGAGGACCGAAAGACTGGTGTGCGCTGCGGCCCTGGTCGTGCTCGTCGTCTGCATAACACTCATCGTTTATTTCACTGTACAGAGCTCGAAATCTGGCGGCGGTGCGGATAGACGTGAGTCATCTTTATTGTATAAAGAAATGCAATTTCAGCAATTTATCAGAAACATGTAATGTCAAAATTAtgtttagtacgacacaacttagatgtagcgtcggaaaattcaataaaaccgattactgccgatatatacaaccaatagaaatagcaccCTAtggcgccattcgacgctattcgtcgctataaatgGGGGGTAGCGTTGCAAATGCAGAAGTCATAGTACGAcggcttttaaataaaactaattataacggataaatcgcgtatattaattatttttaaaacatcccgacgtttcgagcactttgcagtgttcgaggtcacgggtagactaagatgacatttgtctatttgaagaacaaaggaaatattaataacaactaccgccaacgatttcttaattgatatcttgagtaacgttccggttgcacgcagaaggcactaactgtatctttaggtcttgcagtctgttggatttgggattttaaatttttaataagtgaatcccaggtgttagaaagtctccaaccatcttctctattgaagttcggatgtttttgaatttcaatagcctcgcgtatcattctaggaatgaatctgtgttctctagcgaggatctgtggtttttcaaatcggataaaatggttaggtttatccagagcatgttcacagactgcagactttgaagaacgcctatttttgacatctcctatatgttccttgaccctggtaccgatgcttctctttgtttggcctatgtaagataaaccacactcacattcgagtttatatactcctgcagtttgtaaagggatattactcttgataggtctcatgaactggctcactttcttatgaggcttgtaaacggttttaatcgaagctcgcttcaagatgttgccaatcctgtctgtaactcctttcacatatggtagaaatgcaggttgtcgctcaactgtgggtggcttgatacggcttctgcgatgctggcgaggcacgggcagcttgttctggtggagtgcaagcttgacctgacgtagctcgtcctctaggtgttcagcattgcagagatggtgggctctctgaaacaaagatttgccaacggtagctaactgactggggtggtggtgcgagtcaccattgaggtatttgttggtgtgtgtgggtttcctataaactgtgtgacttaatgtattatcaggattcttgataataaggatgtcaaggaaagctaaagaattatttgcctctaattccatagtaaattgaatgtttttatttatagaattaagatgtactaaaaatgcagatgtcagatcactaggtaatattgtgaaagtgtcatctacgtaccgtttataaaacctaggtgttattggtccggagcgaagagccctctcctccaggtcttccatgaataaatcggcgaccacgggggatactggagaacccatggctaccccgtcaacttgtacatagaattcatcattccacaataaataacctgatgtgaggcagtgatgtaacagctctgcatattcaataggcatgttgtgtgtctgtagcttcctcttaacaatttcgatgcagtcttgtatgggtaagcatgtaaacaatgactggacatcaaaactaaccattgtctcgttgttggttaatttaaggtctttgatttcaccaacaaactggtaagaatccttgacatacgccgcagtgtgtcctcggaggggtgataatatccttgctatgtgttgagccaatctatatgttggtgtatcgatttggcttacaataggacaatacgaaaatttaagacaacattagtacGACGGCTGATATTAAGGTCGATAGTTGTTGTTGTCGATCTTATATGACTAATAACTGAACCGTGCGGGTGAAGGAGGCTAagtggtaaaaaaataattattaagtaatagtACGCCAGCTCAAACTTTTTCCATGAATAGTTGACATTATGCTGAGCTGAAAAAAAATAGTCAGCTACATCGTAGAGGGGGGACTATGCGTCAGCTGGCTCGCATGGActtgtaaaaaaacaatatagtcATAGTACGCCGGATGTAATTGAACTAcgtgattgtttaaataattcaaagtacGAAAATAACAATCAGCTGCGTGTATAGCGGAGAAAAGCGGTCggctttacgaattttaccgatgctacatctaagttttgtcgtactatacgtaaatATCGCTTTCATCAAATACTACTGCAGCCTATGTTATATGcttcaaacaatatttttcgaTGACTGTCCCCTCATTATTCATGTttcatttctatattaatttgaattttatttggaAAGTCTTGTATAAATTCAGATTAAGTTTAATTGGTACAAACATATAAAGAACACTTTCTTATAACAAACACACTACTACAATTTCACTTGCTTTGCTTGAGCACATTTCAGAATACATATACGGGTTTTACATAATCGCCCGTTTTCAAAAATTGCCAAGATTCTATGAAGTTGGTAACTTAAGTCTAAACTAAATACAGAATAAACTTAACAACTAACATGGTCTCAAGGCAGTGGCGTTTTGTGCTTGACGTCGGAAAAATTCAACGCTTACAAACATTTCCCCGAGGACCTCGTCAGCGCGATTTAACTTCGTACAGTGCCATCTATTGGCAGGGGTATCAGTAAGGGTAGACACTGAGCCACACCCCCTTCCCCATACCACCGAATACGGTTCGATATGCCTCTCCTTTGAGACACATACATCATCCATCAATTCAAAACAATAAGGTTACGCTCATCTTATATTAACACATTGAGCTTAAAATGTTTAGACGAAATTGTATTGCCCGTGGAGAGTAAACCTTAGTTATTAACCAATAATCCTAATTTATAAAGCTAGTTGGTAGGCATGatattcgttaaaaatatttttgtctctCTGGCAGCCTAGGAAAGTTTAAAAAATTCTCACCTTTAAACGGTGACTGGCTGAAATATAATGGCTCATTTTCCAGTATAGCGCTAAATTGCATTTATACGTTGAATCTATGATTAACtagtattaattgaaaatatagcatatacatatatacccttaaatatttgatacaatCATTAAATAAACACTGTAAATGATAATCTTCTAATAACATTGATAACAATTAGAAAGCTAGTCTATCTATTTTTACGTTTTAATTGACAATCgtgtatttacatttattgattAGAAACACATCAGGAGTTACAGGGTGGCTCAGTTAATAGAGCCTAGTAAAGTCTTTTGGATAGCATtccaaaattacatttacagATGACTTTGGACTTTTCACTCTGATAATATTGATTAAGAATCGATTTAGTCACGTAAGAATTCACTTTACATTTCACTTGTAAATTTTCTCCATCGACTTTTGATATTAATCgaattttgatacgtgtatcatttaaattttgtaatgataattttatatcacgTATCACATCCTGACATTACACGTTCTTGTTCGACGGTGAACTTCGAATTTCTTCTCACAGAATGGCTCTACAGTCAATTAAACTTCCTTATAAAATATAGcgctttaaaattgtaaaataagtagggttagtaaattattttatctcatGATCACCTCTGATGGTGAAAGTCATCCTGGAAAAAAAGGAAAATCCATGAATACAAACCGGTGGCGTAGCTATCACAGGTGCAGtgcacctcctggccctacgaAACCTTATAAACCCTACGAAGCCCTCTCTAAACTAAATTAAGCTCCTATAGCTAGAAAATCACAAGATTTCTTCTTtgatatctataatttttaaagggtaactattagttaaagagggatgggaaagaagggtcgagggcccgattctttttccaTGCACTGGGCCCTTCCTCAAACAGCTACGCAACTGCCAGCATATCTTATGCTGGAATCGTAATCTTGGAAATGTTAAGAGAAATTAAGTGAAATGtaagtttaataaatgatatagttGCGTTTGATCGGATGTACATTTTACAATATCAAATATTGACAAACAGAAAATCAATATTTGAAATCACTCGTATCGATCACTTATCTAACATTGATTATTTAAAGTCAGGTGTTGCCTATTTCTtatcttgaaaataaattgaataaattctaTACTAATGTGGTTTAtctctataaattaatttatttgtattttgaacAAGTCATCACATACATATTCTGCCTACGAGTAGTACCCCGTACCTCATATAAACAGTAGGTAATACTCACGGTAGTTCTGTACCGGTTAGTTTGAAGTCTGAAGGAAAGTGAGTTTATCCAACTGCGGTCGTGAGACTTAACAAATTTGTGTATTAAAGAATTGTTAATACTTATTACGGCAACAATGTCTATGAGTGATCGTTACCTCTTATCGTCAAGTAGTCCATTTGCCTTTTCTTAAATCTCTTCAGTAGTCATACGTGACTGACTGGTCGGTTTGATGTGACTCGAGCACTGTGTACCTAGTTGTTAGCTATGTGTCAAAGGATAAACAGAATTTCCCGTTACAAATGATTAATtgctattatttaattcatatatataatctatacttcGCATACTAAATAGGTATTGATTcgataaagatattatttattatttctaaaagatataaagaaaattaagaaaCCTTACTAATTTAGTTTGATTTCAAAAATTTCGACAACGGTTTCGTTGACGTTCAGaacgccattttttcgcaaAGTCATAGAGAATATCATAGATAAATCATGCTATCGACCaatgataatatttagtaatattcaaaatttagaGCGACCGAATGCAACTATCCGAACTAATTTGATATCTTACAAAAATCTAACCTAGCGTATTAAATGTACTCTGTCcctaataattgtatattttagtaggtacctacctaaatgaaaaaaataatatgatatgttGAAACTTTTACCAACGATACGGGCCATTCACAATGAAGGGTTGATTGAGTGTCGataaatgagaaaaaatatatcgtcCAAACATTAAGTTGGAAGGATAAACGAtggataaaattaatcaatcacACATTAGTCTTTATAACAATTTGATTTACTGAGTTATTAAGAGTCTTTTTTGAcagatgtttattataaaaatatacgtattcatttagagttcaaatttgtaTTCGTTCAATACCAACGCTCCGTCATTTCGAGGCCATTACGAAGTGGAAACAACGTGCTTATACCTACTTCCTGCATCATTCAGACTACACATTGTGCtttgttatgaaaaaataattaaatagtattcgACGTTTCGTGTTAAAGTAATATCTATATAGAGATCGATCCATCGATGTTAATTTATCGGTCATTTTTGTAGATAACAAGTGTGCTATCGAATGAATATGTTATAGATTGTCTGttcttgaaataattaattagaacaGTGGACCACTTCATTAGTCATGTGACTTTCAAGTAccatattgtaatttaaagttACGGTAGGTTCACTATCAGCTTTGCTATTGCGTATAATGTATATCGTAAAATGTTCACGTCATCAAGAGTTTGCAAGATGAATATGATCTTAAATTAATTCACTATCCCTAACATTCTAGGAGAGAAGTCTCTTAAAAATTcaactaattacttttttaattgaatgGAATTTTGTGTAATCTATCTTTTAGGATACAATCAATTATTTCAAGAAATAAGCTCGGTATATAATACCtgacaaaatagataaatacatacccttataattaaataggtacacaacaaaaaaaaattaaacagaaaaataTGCGTCATTTGTGAAACAAGCAGAGAAAATATGTCTTTAGAAGATTTATAGTAAGGTACGATACCACCCATCCTTTTGAATAAAAGGATTTTTCATTCGCTTTCGCCAAAAACGCGTCCTTGTTACCCTTTCCATTAATTTTATGGGTAGTTAAAGATTCCACTCATTACTAAAGACCatgatattatttgaaaatgttattacttaaatacaaaaggaacatcaaattttatttcCCATAGTTGATTGCATATTGTCAAAAGAATATGGATTAGGattggttaaatattttatatgtcctAGTGCTAATGTGTCTTAACAGTGAGTTACATCAGGTAAATTGAacctgttttaaatatattcttgtcAACAGCTCCACACGAATGGAACATAACCCGTGAGATGTGGCTAGCACAGCCGTTCAACTCGACAGACATCAATGAAAAGTTCGATCCATTGATGTTGGTGGTCGTCCAACATACCGTGAGCGGGGAGTGCACGAAGTTTGCTCAATGCGCTGCCGAACTTCGGACCATGCAGGGATGGTACATAGCACTCCATGATTATGATATTCCGTAAGTTATACATCGTATTTCGTTAGTCTGGTATGGGGCTTATACGGCTACAAGGGGGCAACTATTAGTATCTTTCTTCGGAGCCTCGGAAATCATGTATGTAGGTATTCTGTCCAATCGGATTATGAGTGAATGGGTGGTGCACAAGTCGAAGCACGATAGCAGTACGTGACTTAAACATGATTGCTCAAATGAAATTATACTGAGTTCAAGGAAATAAGTATGGATCATGataatttatatacctaattataaaaaaatttaaaatcgataGAATATGTCATGTACATTATGATTGAATTCTAAACAAAAGACGACCATGTCCTAGACACTATTGAATGAGGTGCACTATGATATGTATCTATAAAGTTATACCCTCATCGATTTCTATTTTCAGATATAATTTCCTTATCGGGAATGACGGTCGCGTATACGAAGGACGCGGTTGGAATAAGGAAGGTGCACACACTTTCGGCTATAATAGGTGCTCTGTGGGAATAGGTTTCgttggtaattatttatttcttaataatcacTTTCCAACATCTTTTTGGACAATAATCGACGTATTTTTGTGCATAATTATCAAAGCACATTTCGAATAACAAATTCttcataataaatactaaattgaaaacaataaactACGCATAAATGCATATCATTCGATATTTATCTGTCATTGATTAATTGAATAACATTAATTGGATTTTTCAATTATCCTTAAACCGACTCATGTTCATATTGTttagttattataaacaattctattattttttatctgtgtcaaatcaaagataaaaaaacCGCTAAACAACATTATTAACTAGTACGTAATAGATAGAGCTTAATGCACATagctattataattaaattatacactgTTTTTAATACTTATCATCAGGAGATTATCGAGGAGAGAGACCCCATCATTCGCAAGTAACGGAAAGCCAGTTGAATAGGACACGAATGTTGCTAGAGGATGGAGTAAGAATGGGATATCTTCGACCCGATTTCTTAATCGTCGGCGCGAAGGACATCCAAGATACAGCCAGCCCTGGATCGAACCTTTTACATGCGTTGTATTTATTCGATAACTATGACCACAAACACCGATTTCGGGGTTTAAACTGCACACAGATACAAGAAAAGTTTGGCGATCAGCCTTTAAGAGGCGTTTAGAAAACGAGAAAAGAGgctaattaaatcataattagtttgtttttttgtagTTCAATTTTTGGTATCATACTCACATATGTACGTCGTCGAGTGACGTCTTATTGTAGTCAGGTTGTAGTCACGTACGAACATCAAAGACAAAATTTTGATCACATACGACAAACATAGGGGTttcactttcgcatttataattctCATACCACTCGACAAGTatatgcttttattttattttttcacgaatattaaaaaaggaacgttccatatatttcacaatttttaatcttcataatatttttttttgtgattattacttgtctgttaaaaatatattgccaGTCTAACATTTCGCTTTACACGATAATTGtgttattatgaaaaattttcATCCTTACCCACAAAAAGAAgatattatttgtgtattgaTAGAATCTTGATAGATTTTACTATGTATGATTTCGGTAGCATATTAAgagatttaaaatgaaataccaATCTTGATGTGGAATCTGCTGAAAATATTGAACTAGTcctatgaaaattattatttcaatttacctGAAGTaatgaaatacaatataaatagcaACTACTGTGATAACTAAAT is drawn from Vanessa cardui chromosome Z, ilVanCard2.1, whole genome shotgun sequence and contains these coding sequences:
- the LOC124542940 gene encoding peptidoglycan-recognition protein 2-like isoform X1; protein product: MWTPNDGNSIEERGRVNNGSDLVVMDERAIAAAMPVPNVATLNVTKSSKVHIGPKFVSVTQNVQNAEMVKELPLPRYLWNVVKNSSRTERLVCAAALVVLVVCITLIVYFTVQSSKSGGGADRPPHEWNITREMWLAQPFNSTDINEKFDPLMLVVVQHTVSGECTKFAQCAAELRTMQGWYIALHDYDIPYNFLIGNDGRVYEGRGWNKEGAHTFGYNRCSVGIGFVGDYRGERPHHSQVTESQLNRTRMLLEDGVRMGYLRPDFLIVGAKDIQDTASPGSNLLHALYLFDNYDHKHRFRGLNCTQIQEKFGDQPLRGV
- the LOC124542940 gene encoding peptidoglycan recognition protein-like isoform X3 produces the protein MWTPNDGNSIEERGRVNNGSDLVVMDERAIAAAMPVPNVATLNVTKSSKVHIGPKFVSVTQNVQNAEMVKAPHEWNITREMWLAQPFNSTDINEKFDPLMLVVVQHTVSGECTKFAQCAAELRTMQGWYIALHDYDIPYNFLIGNDGRVYEGRGWNKEGAHTFGYNRCSVGIGFVGDYRGERPHHSQVTESQLNRTRMLLEDGVRMGYLRPDFLIVGAKDIQDTASPGSNLLHALYLFDNYDHKHRFRGLNCTQIQEKFGDQPLRGV